Below is a genomic region from Actinomadura sp. NAK00032.
CCCGCGCGGGCTCTACCTTCGAAGTGCCGGCGATCAGTAACCGGTTGAACGTCGACCGGGAGAAGTCCCTCGTTCCGGCGCCGGTGCGCGCCGGAACGCCCCAAACTGCTGCACCTGGTTTCGCGCTGCTTCTCGACGGCACTACCCGGCCCGCGACGCGCGGCCCAGCCGGCGCTGACGCAGGTGGTCCGCGTCGTCCTCAACCGATGTCGCGGTAGCGCGTAGTCCGTTCCGTCCCGCATCGCCATGCGAGGCCGAAGGGACAGGCCGCCTCCGGTCAGACCGCCGTCGGGAAGTGAAGGTCGCCGCGGTCGGGCGAGCCGTCCTCATCGCCGGGCCATCGAGCGGTGACGGCCTTCGCGCGCGTGTAGAAGGCGACGCCCTCCGGGCCGTGGATGTGATGGGCGCCGAACAACGATTGCTTCCAGCCGCCGAAGGAATAGAACGCCATCGGCACCGGGACCGGGACGTTGACACCGATCATCCCGACCTGGACGCGGCGTTGGAAGACGCGCGCCGCCCTGCCGCTGGAGGTGAAGATCGCCGTGCCGTTGGCCCACTCGTTGTCGTTGATGAGGTCGATCGCCTCCTGCAGCGAGCCGACTCGCACGACGACGAGCACGGGCCCGAAGATCTCGTCGCGGTAGACGTGCATCTCCGGCGTGACCCGGTCGAACAGCGTGGGGCCGACGAAGAACCCGTCGCCCTGGACGTCGAGTTGGCGGCCGTCGACCACGAGGTCGGCGCCCGCTTCGACTCCGGAGGCGATGTAGCCTCTGATCCGCGCGAGCGCGTCCGGCGTCACGATCGGGCCCATCTCTGATCCGGCCTCCATGCCCGGCCCGACTTTGATCGCACGCGCCTTTTTGCGCAGGTGCTCGACGAGCGGCACGGCCACGTCGCCGACCGCGACGGCGACCGAGATCGCCATGCAGCGCTGGCCGGCCGATCCGTACGCGGCTGCGGCCAGATGGTCGGCGGCGCGGTCGAGGTCGGCGTCGGGAAGGACGACGGCGTGGTTCTTGGCGCCGCCGAGCGCTTGCACGCGCTTGCCGTTCGCGGTCGCGCGCTCGTGCACGTACCGCGCGATGGGTGTGGAGCCGACGAAGGAGACCGCCGCGACGTCTGGGTGGTCGAGGATCGCGTCGACCGTGACCTTGTCGCCGTGGACGAGGTTGAAGACGCCGTCGGGCAGGCCGGCGTCGGCGTAGAGCTGGGCGATGAGGTTGCACACCGACGGGTCACGTTCGGAGGGCTTGAGCACGAAGGTGTTGCCAGTCGCGATGGCGATCGGGTGCATCCACAGCGGCACCATCGCGGGGAAGTTGAACGGAGTGATGCCGGCGCAGACGCCGAGCGGCTGGCGAAAGGAGAACAGGTCGATCTCGGTTGAGACCTGGTCGGAGTACTCCCCCTTGAGCAGTTGCGGGATTCCGCAGGCGAAGTCGATCACCTCGATGCCGCGGACGACTTCCGCCCTGGCGTCCTCGAGGACCTTGCCGTGCTCGAAGGAGACGATCCGCGCGAGCTCGTCGACGTGCTTCTCGACCAGGTTGCGGAAGGCGAACATCAGCCGCGAGCGGCGCATGACGGAGGTGTCGGCCCACTCCGGCAGGGCGGCGCGCGCCGCTCGTACGGCGGTGTCGACGTCGGCGGGCTCGGCCAGGAGCACGTCGGCCTGGTGCTCGCCGGTCGCGGGGTTCCAGACCGGGGCTGTCCGGCTGGACACGCCGGGGGTCTCCTTCCCGCCGATGCTGTGGTGGATTGTCCGAACTGCCAGAGTGCTCACGAGCTGCTCGCTTTCTCGTAGGTTGGGATAGGTATCAGGCTGTGGTTCGCGTCCTCGCGACCACCCCTGCTCGCCGTCCTGTCAGGCGATCAGGTCGCCGCCGTTGATGTCGATGGCGGCGCCGGTGATGTAGGCGGCCCGGTCGCAGGCCAGGAAGGCCACGAGCTCGGCGACTTCCCACGGCTCCCCGACGCGGGGTATGGGGAACGTGCTGGCGGCTTGTTCGAGCGTCCCGTCGGGTAGCACGGAGCGCGCCATCGGCGTGTCGATGAGGCCTGGACAGACGGCGTTCACTGTGACCCCGTCGGGGCCGTACGCCTTCGCCAGGTGCCGGGTAAGGCCGAGGACGCCGTGTTTTGCGGTCGTGTAGTGCGCGCCGCCGGCCGTGCTGATGGTCTTGCCGGCCGTGGAGGAGAAGTTGACGATCCTCCCCCAGCGTCGGCTGCGCATGGCGGGGAGCGCCAGCTGACAGCACAGGAATGTCCCGTGCACGTTGACCGCGAGCACGCGGTTCCACTCGTCGGCGGTGATGTCCTCGAACGGCGTGGGTGGCGCGATGCCCGCGGCGTTGACCAGGATGTCGAGCCGCGACCGCTCCTTCAGAAGCGATGCGAACGCGCTCTGGAGCCGGTCGGCGTCGGTGACGTCGACCGCGACCGACCGGACGCGGTCCTCCTCGACGCCCAGCATCGACGCGAGCGCGGTGCGGCCGGGGTCGGCGAGGTCGAGAACCATGACGGTCGCTCCGCGGCGGGCCAGGGCGTAGGTGGTGGCGAGGCCCATGCCGCTCGCGCCGCCGGTCACGACCGCGACCCGCCCCTCCAGTTCGCGGCCGTCGGCGGTGGTGGGGGCTCGGAATCCCTCGGTGGCGGTCATCGGTCGGCCAGGAGGGCCCGAGCGCGGGCGAAGGCGCCTGCCGCGAGTTCGAGCTGCTCGGCGGTGTGCGCCGCCGAGACCTGGAGCCGGATCCGCTCTCCCCCGGTCGGGACGACCGGATGGGAGAGCGCGAAGGCCAGGACTCCCTCGCGGCGGAGCGCCACCGCCATGTCGCGAGCCAGCGAGCCGCCGCGCAGCATCACGGGGATGATCGGGTGCTCGCCCGGCAGGACCTCATAGCCGAGGTCGTGCAGCGCACCGCGGAGCCAGGCGGTGTTGGCGGCCAGGCGCTCCCGCAGCTCGGGCCGTGCTCGCGCGATGCGGATCGCCGTCAGCGCCGCGGCGGCCAGCGGCGGGGCCAGCGCGTTGGTGAAGATGTAGGGACGCGAAGCCTGCCGCAGCGTCTCCACCACCTCGCGGGGGCCCGCGGCAAAGCCGCCGGCCGCGCCGCCCAGTGCCTTGCCGAGGGTTCCGGTCAGTACGTCGACGCGGCCGTCGATCCTGAAGTGCTCTGAGGTGCCCGCGCCGGTCGTGCCGAGCACTCCCGTGGCGTGCGAGTCGTCGACCATGAGGGCCGCGTCGTGGCGCCGTGCCAGCTCGTAGAGCCGGGGCAGCGCGGCGAGGTCGCCGTCCATGCTGAAGACACCGTCGGTGACGATGAGCCGGTGGCGTGCGTCGGCGCACCCGATGAGGCGGCGTTCGAGGTCATCGAGATCGGCGTGCGCGAAGACATGCCGCCGGGCCCGTGCCAGCCGGATGCCGTCGATCAGGCTGGCGTGGTTGAGCGCGTCGCTCACGACCGCGTCGGTCGGGCCGAGCAGGGCGTCGAAGACGCCGAGGTTGGCGTCGTAGCACGAGGTGTAGAGGATGGCGTCCTCGGTTCCGACGAGCTCGGCGATCTCCGCTTCGAGTTGAGCGTGGGCGGCCCGTGTGCCGCTGAGCACGCGTCCCGCAGCGACTCCGAGCCCTGTGTCGCGCAGGGCGCGACGGGCCGACTCGACCACCTCGGGTGCGCCGGCGAGCCCGAGGTAGTCGTTGGAGGCCAGGTTCACGAGCGTCTTGCCATCCACCTTGAGCGTCGGTCCCTGGGCGCCGGAGACCACAAGGTCGCGTCGCAGGCCGGTGGTCGCCCGACGGTGGTCGAGCTCCTTTCGGAGCCGGGCCAGCAGCGTGGCATTCATGCTTTCCCGCCTTCTTCGCCCAGCCGATCACC
It encodes:
- a CDS encoding glycine C-acetyltransferase, whose amino-acid sequence is MNATLLARLRKELDHRRATTGLRRDLVVSGAQGPTLKVDGKTLVNLASNDYLGLAGAPEVVESARRALRDTGLGVAAGRVLSGTRAAHAQLEAEIAELVGTEDAILYTSCYDANLGVFDALLGPTDAVVSDALNHASLIDGIRLARARRHVFAHADLDDLERRLIGCADARHRLIVTDGVFSMDGDLAALPRLYELARRHDAALMVDDSHATGVLGTTGAGTSEHFRIDGRVDVLTGTLGKALGGAAGGFAAGPREVVETLRQASRPYIFTNALAPPLAAAALTAIRIARARPELRERLAANTAWLRGALHDLGYEVLPGEHPIIPVMLRGGSLARDMAVALRREGVLAFALSHPVVPTGGERIRLQVSAAHTAEQLELAAGAFARARALLADR
- a CDS encoding CoA-acylating methylmalonate-semialdehyde dehydrogenase, translating into MHHSIGGKETPGVSSRTAPVWNPATGEHQADVLLAEPADVDTAVRAARAALPEWADTSVMRRSRLMFAFRNLVEKHVDELARIVSFEHGKVLEDARAEVVRGIEVIDFACGIPQLLKGEYSDQVSTEIDLFSFRQPLGVCAGITPFNFPAMVPLWMHPIAIATGNTFVLKPSERDPSVCNLIAQLYADAGLPDGVFNLVHGDKVTVDAILDHPDVAAVSFVGSTPIARYVHERATANGKRVQALGGAKNHAVVLPDADLDRAADHLAAAAYGSAGQRCMAISVAVAVGDVAVPLVEHLRKKARAIKVGPGMEAGSEMGPIVTPDALARIRGYIASGVEAGADLVVDGRQLDVQGDGFFVGPTLFDRVTPEMHVYRDEIFGPVLVVVRVGSLQEAIDLINDNEWANGTAIFTSSGRAARVFQRRVQVGMIGVNVPVPVPMAFYSFGGWKQSLFGAHHIHGPEGVAFYTRAKAVTARWPGDEDGSPDRGDLHFPTAV
- a CDS encoding SDR family NAD(P)-dependent oxidoreductase, yielding MTATEGFRAPTTADGRELEGRVAVVTGGASGMGLATTYALARRGATVMVLDLADPGRTALASMLGVEEDRVRSVAVDVTDADRLQSAFASLLKERSRLDILVNAAGIAPPTPFEDITADEWNRVLAVNVHGTFLCCQLALPAMRSRRWGRIVNFSSTAGKTISTAGGAHYTTAKHGVLGLTRHLAKAYGPDGVTVNAVCPGLIDTPMARSVLPDGTLEQAASTFPIPRVGEPWEVAELVAFLACDRAAYITGAAIDINGGDLIA